Proteins from a genomic interval of Candidatus Paceibacterota bacterium:
- a CDS encoding helix-turn-helix domain-containing protein: MSVKKKTRQSQQSGDDEMMSRQELADWLKVCVGAIDRYCRKEKLPFIKVGRRVLFRRRDVERWLEKRLKNGEGGGEK, encoded by the coding sequence GTGAGCGTAAAGAAAAAGACACGTCAGTCCCAGCAGAGCGGGGACGATGAAATGATGAGCAGGCAGGAGCTGGCCGATTGGCTGAAGGTGTGTGTAGGGGCGATAGACCGTTACTGTCGAAAGGAAAAGCTGCCGTTCATCAAGGTTGGGCGGCGGGTGCTTTTTCGGCGGCGGGACGTCGAAAGATGGCTGGAGAAGCGATTGAAGAACGGGGAGGGCGGCGGGGAGAAGTAG